The following coding sequences are from one Ctenopharyngodon idella isolate HZGC_01 chromosome 17, HZGC01, whole genome shotgun sequence window:
- the LOC127498517 gene encoding solute carrier family 25 member 47-B-like isoform X1: MYLADFIAGSVGGAFGVAVGYPLDTVKVRLQTQTHDSGVWECVRRTCRTEGVRGFYRGMSMPVTTVSISSSLVFGTYRNVLHYLHQMRHRSAADPHHKAHIFLSGFAGGVAQVLVMSPADIVKVRLQCQMEGRRYSGPLHCLLSIARGEGLLGLYKGSAALALRDGPSFATYFLTYNTICDSLSAENHQPGWPVVLLAGGVSGMCGWAVGTPMDVIKARLQVDYVSGRRYRGFFHCITHSVRTEGASVLFRGLTVNCIRAFPVNMSVFATYELVVRFLRSAS; the protein is encoded by the exons ATGTATCTCGCAGATTTCATCGCCGGTTCTGTCGGAG GAGCGTTCGGAGTGGCGGTGGGGTATCCGCTGGACACCGTGAAG GTGAGACTCCAGACGCAGACTCATGATTCTGGTGTTTGGGAATGTGTGAGAAGAACCTGCAGAACCGAAGGA GTCAGAGGTTTCTATCGAGGGATGTCGATGCCGGTAACCACCGTCTCCATCAGCTCCTCTCTGGTTTTCGGCACCTACAGGAACGTTCTTCATTACCTGCATCAGATGCGGCACAGAAGCGCAGCGGATCCTCACCATAAAGCTCATATTTTTCTGTCTGGGTTCGCCGGAGGCGTCGCTCAG GTTTTGGTGATGTCGCCCGCAGACATCGTGAAGGTTCGTCTTCAGTGTCAGATGGAAGGGCGGAGATACAGCGGTCCGCTGCACTGTCTGCTCAGCATCGCCCGCGGCGAGGGTCTGCTGGGCCTCTATAAGGGTTCTGCTGCTTTAGCCCTGCGCGACGGACCCTCCTTCGCCACCTATTTCCTCACTTACAACACCATCTGTGATTCACTGTCTGCAGAGAACCATCAGCCAG GCTGGCCGGTGGTTCTTCTGGCCGGTGGCGTGTCCGGTATGTGCGGCTGGGCCGTCGGGACGCCCATGGACGTGATCAAGGCCCGTCTGCAGGTGGACTATGTGAGCGGCCGGCGCTACAGAGGATTCTTTCACTGCATCACACACAGCGTGAGGACCGAAGGCGCATCCGTCCTGTTCAGAGGACTGACGGTAAACTGCATCCGTGCTTTTCCCGTCAACATGTCTGTTTTTGCCACGTACGAACTGGTCGTTCGCTTCCTGCGTTCAGCGTCATGA
- the LOC127498517 gene encoding solute carrier family 25 member 47-B-like isoform X2, which translates to MSMPVTTVSISSSLVFGTYRNVLHYLHQMRHRSAADPHHKAHIFLSGFAGGVAQVLVMSPADIVKVRLQCQMEGRRYSGPLHCLLSIARGEGLLGLYKGSAALALRDGPSFATYFLTYNTICDSLSAENHQPGWPVVLLAGGVSGMCGWAVGTPMDVIKARLQVDYVSGRRYRGFFHCITHSVRTEGASVLFRGLTVNCIRAFPVNMSVFATYELVVRFLRSAS; encoded by the exons ATGTCGATGCCGGTAACCACCGTCTCCATCAGCTCCTCTCTGGTTTTCGGCACCTACAGGAACGTTCTTCATTACCTGCATCAGATGCGGCACAGAAGCGCAGCGGATCCTCACCATAAAGCTCATATTTTTCTGTCTGGGTTCGCCGGAGGCGTCGCTCAG GTTTTGGTGATGTCGCCCGCAGACATCGTGAAGGTTCGTCTTCAGTGTCAGATGGAAGGGCGGAGATACAGCGGTCCGCTGCACTGTCTGCTCAGCATCGCCCGCGGCGAGGGTCTGCTGGGCCTCTATAAGGGTTCTGCTGCTTTAGCCCTGCGCGACGGACCCTCCTTCGCCACCTATTTCCTCACTTACAACACCATCTGTGATTCACTGTCTGCAGAGAACCATCAGCCAG GCTGGCCGGTGGTTCTTCTGGCCGGTGGCGTGTCCGGTATGTGCGGCTGGGCCGTCGGGACGCCCATGGACGTGATCAAGGCCCGTCTGCAGGTGGACTATGTGAGCGGCCGGCGCTACAGAGGATTCTTTCACTGCATCACACACAGCGTGAGGACCGAAGGCGCATCCGTCCTGTTCAGAGGACTGACGGTAAACTGCATCCGTGCTTTTCCCGTCAACATGTCTGTTTTTGCCACGTACGAACTGGTCGTTCGCTTCCTGCGTTCAGCGTCATGA